ACTCATAATCAGGTGGTCCCTGGTTCGAGCCCAGGTGGGACCACATTAACCCTTCAAAATTATTATTTTGAAGGGTTTTTTAATATAGGCAAAAACCAGACTAGTTAAAATATCGTATCTTTATATGTTAAAGGAGATTGTATGTTATTTAAGGTTAAATAGATTTTTTTTTGTCAGCTAATTTACTATTTTTGAAGCCAATGAAGATTGTGTCAAACAAATTTTATATTTTATTCATTTTCCTATTTTGGATTATGGACCTTACTGCTGGCAATGGTGCTGGTTCAGGTCCACCGTCTCCGACTGGAAAAAAACCACCACCTCCACCAGGGCTTCCAATAGACGATAATATTATAGTTTTATTTATTTTAGCGCTATTATTTGGGATATATATTATTTATACAAATACGTTAAAAACGAAGACTTCAGTTTAATAGAAGCTCTTGTAATTTCATACAAAAAGCCCCGTCAAAATATTTTGACGGGGCTTTTTGTATGAAATTAATTATGTTGTTATGCTAGTAAATCTAGTACTAATGAGGGAAATAAACCTAAAGCAATATTCAAAACAATTGCAATTACCGCAACAGCATATATTACAACTGGCGTTCCTGTTCTTGTTTCATTAGCTTCTTTCGTATACATTGCAAGAATTAATTTAAAGTAGTATCCTACGCTTATAATCGAATTTACTACAGCAACTATTACTAAAGCAATATAACCAGCTTGAATCGTTTGATTGAATAAAACCATTTTTGCAAAGAATCCAGCAAAAATTGGAATACCCGCCATCGATAACAAGGAGGCAGTTAGAATTGCGGCCAATAAGGGATTAGTTTTTCCTAATCCATGAAAATTGGTGATATCTTCATTTTCGGTATTTTTACAAACATACAATATAACACTGAACGCTGCGATTCCTGCTAACGCATAAGCAGATGTATAATATAATAAGCTTCCTGCAGCATTTGTAGTGCTTAGTAAAGTCATCAACATAAATCCGGCATGTGAAATTCCAGAGAAAGCCAACATACGTTTTACATTTACTTGACGCAATGCCATAATATTACCAACTGTCATGGAAGCCATAGAAATGATTACAATTACGATTTGGAATGAAGGAGACAAGTCTGCATTCATTACTGTTAGTAATTTAAATAAGGTAGCGATAGCAACAATTTTTGCCAATGTACTCATTAAAGCAGTCGTTAAAGCAGGTGAACCTTCGTATACGTCAGGAGCCCAAAAATGAAAGGGTACAGCAGCAATTTTGAAAAACATTCCAATTGTTACTAATGCAATTCCAATAGGAAACCAAATTGGTAATTCAGCTGATCTTGACAATTCACTGATTTCAGTTACATCAAAAGTTCCCATAGCTCCGTAAATTAAACAAATACCGAACAAAATAATTCCTGAAGCAAAAGATCCCATTAAGAAATATTTCAATCCTGCTTCATTACTTTTGATACTTAATCTGTTGCTTGCAGCCAATATATAAAGAGCAATAGACAACACTTCTATTCCTAAAAAGAACATTGCTAAATTTCCAAATGAAACCATCGCTACAGTCCCTGCCAATAAAAAAACTTTAATGGCGATAAAATCAGATATCTTAGTTTGGTGATTTTCATAAAATTTATGACTCAATGCTACTAAGAAAATCGTTAGTATGATAAACAAACCAGTGAATGCTGTAGAAAACTTACTCACAATAATCATATTATTGTAATACGATTGTGGAGAATTAAATTCAGATATGTTCAGACCAAGAATGGCCAATAATCCAATAATTGTTATAGGAACAATGGCTTTTCTTAATTCGAAAATTTCAAATAAAAGGCATAAAACACCTAATCCTATTATAGCTATTAATGTATTCATTTTTTTTATTTGACTAGTTAATTCTATTAATTTGAGTTAAAATATTTTCCAAACTTGGAGTAATCAAGTCTGTAATTGGTTTTGGATACAATCCGAAAAAGAATAATACTGCAATGATAAGTACCAAAGCTAATCCTTCTTTTAAAGTTACATCAGCAAACACTTTTGTATTGGTTTCTCCTAACATTACTTGTTGGTACATTTTTAACATATAGTAAGCTCCTAGGATAATCGTTGTTCCGCCTAAAAGAGCAAACCAAACATTGATTTGAGATAAACTATATAAAACCGTAAACTCACCCACAAAGTTGAAAGTAGTAGGCAAGGCAACTGATGCCAATACTAAAATCAAGAACATGGAAGCAAATTTTGGTGATTGTGTACGAATACCACCCATTTCAGCAATGGTTCTCGTTTCATATCTTCTGAAGATTATTTCAGAGATAAAGAACAATCCAACTACTACAAATCCGTGCGCAATCATTTGTAAAACCGCACCTCGTAATCCGTCAATAGTCAATGTATAGGTTCCTGCTGCAATTAGCCCTACGTGTGCTAACGAAGAGTAAGCCAATAATTTCTTTAGGTCTTTTTGTCTTAAAGCGACAATCGATCCGTAGATTACTCCAGCGATTCCTAGAGCGATAAAGATGTTCATGTATTCTTTGGCTGCAAGCGGAGCAATTGGCAACTGCCAACGAATCACACTATATAATCCCATTTTTAACATGATACCAGATAGTAACATCGTACCTACAGCGGGTGCTTTTTGGTACACATTCGCTTGCCAAGTATGGAAAGGAATAATTGGAATTTTAATAGCATACGCTAAAAAGAACGCCAAAAAGATCCATAATTGTTCTGCTGCGGATAAATTTAATTTATATAAATCTTCGATTAAGAAACTTCCTGCTTTTTGATATAGATAAATAAAAGCAACAAGCATAAATAAAGAACCTGCTAAAGTGTAGATAAAGAATTTTACAACTGCTTTTTTACGCTCTTCAGCATCGCCATTACCCCAAATTAATGCGATAAAGTAGATCGGAATTAAAGATAATTCCCAGAAGATATAATATAAAAGTCCATCTGCTGCAAGGAAAGTTCCTACCATTGCAAATGACATAAATAAGATAAGAGCATAAAATGCTTTCGCATTTTTATATTCAGTACCAAATGAAGTGTAAATAATGATTGGTGTCAATGCTGTTGTCAATAAAAGCATGGCAATTGCTAATCCATCTGCCTTTAAAGCAAAAGAAACATTGGGTTGATTTATCCATTGGCATAAAAAGCTAATGTTTTCACCTAAATTATAATGGTTTAACAATACAATCGAACAGCCTAATGCTGCTATTCCAAAGAACAAAGCCACTTTTGAAGCTAGTTTATCACCAGCGATATAAGTTGCAAATGCGCCAACTAAAAGTATAATTAATATTAGAGATACATTCATAGTATAAAATTATTGAGCTAAAAATAAATAGGTTATGATGGCACAAATGCCTAATACAAAAACAAACAGATAACGTCCGATACTTCCGTTTTGTATTTTTTTACCTTGAAAACCTATTTCGTTGGTTACTTTTCCTAGACCGAAAACTAAAGACGATAAAGTAGTTTCTACATTATCTCTAAAGAATTTTGATAAACCGTTTATTGATTTTACAAATATAGAATCATAGATTTCATCAACATAGTATTTATTATAAAGTACTTTGGCAAATCCAGTAATTTGTGAATCTTCTTCTGGAACGCTATTTTGTTTAATGTATTTGGCGTAAGCAATCCCTATTCCAACTAATCCACCAATCACAGCAATTAACATCAAAGTGTATTCTGTTGTTCCAAAATGGTGTTCTTCAGTAGCTACTTTTGTAAATAATGGAGCCAAGTATTCGTTCAACCAGCTATTTGTAGGTAAACTAATTAATCCGCCTATAGTTGCTAAAATTGCTAGAACAATTAATGGGAACGTGATTAAAGAAGGACTTTCGTGTAAATGACTTTTTTGTTCAGCCGTACCTCTAAAATCATTAAAGAAAGTAAGGTATAATAAACGGAACATATAGAAAGCTGTCATTAAAGAAGCTAATGAAGCGATGAACCACAGTATTTTGTTGTGCTCAAAAGCAACCATCAATATTTCATCTTTCGAGAAAAACCCTGAAAAAGGAGGGATTCCTGAGATGGCTAATGAAGAGATTAAGAAAGTAATAAAAGTAATACCCATTACTTTTTTCAATCCACCCATTTTTCTCATGTCTTGTTCGCCATGTAACGCATGTATTACTGAACCTGATCCAAGGAACAAACAAGCTTTAAAGAAAGCGTGAGTGATGACGTGGAATACAGCTACTTCGTAAGCTCCTAATCCTAATGCCAAGAACATTAATCCTAATTGAGAAACGGTAGAGTAGGCCAGTACTTTTTTAATGTCTGTTTGAACCAAAGCAATAGTTGCAGCTACAAGAGAGGTAACGGCTCCTACAATGGCAATGATGTTTTGTACATCTGGAGCTAAATCGAAAACGAAATTCAATCTCGTAATCATAAATATACCTGCAGTTACCATCGTTGCAGCATGAATTAATGCTGATACTGGTGTAGGTCCTGCCATCGCATCTGGTAACCAAGTGTACAATGGAATTTGTGCTGATTTTCCACAAGCTCCTATGAACAATGCAAAAGCAGCGATAGAAATCCAATACATATTAAGATCAGTAGCACCTGTAATTGCAGTTTTTAAAGTAGCATAATCTAAAGTAGAAAACATAGATCCAATAATGAATATCCCGATTAGTAATCCAAGATCTCCAATTCTATTCATGATGAATGCTTTCTTAGCAGCATCATTGAATTCTTGATTTTTATGCCAGAACCCGATAAGAAGGTAAGAACAAAGTCCAACTCCTTCCCAACCGATGAATAATACCAATAAATTGCTTCCAATTACCAAAGTAATCATGAAGAAGATAAATAAATTCAAATAAGCAAAATACTTGTGCATGTTCTCGTCATCATGCATATAGCTGATCGAGTACATATGAATCAATGAACCAATACCTGTTACAAAAAGTAACCATAAAATAGATAATTGGTCTAAA
The Flavobacterium sp. WC2421 genome window above contains:
- the nuoL gene encoding NADH-quinone oxidoreductase subunit L — protein: MDTSLTLLLLLAPFIGFLFNVFFGKSIGKSASGILGTLTVATSFAASVYFFMQISQTHQAIQIQLFDWIQISNFKVDFGFLLDQLSILWLLFVTGIGSLIHMYSISYMHDDENMHKYFAYLNLFIFFMITLVIGSNLLVLFIGWEGVGLCSYLLIGFWHKNQEFNDAAKKAFIMNRIGDLGLLIGIFIIGSMFSTLDYATLKTAITGATDLNMYWISIAAFALFIGACGKSAQIPLYTWLPDAMAGPTPVSALIHAATMVTAGIFMITRLNFVFDLAPDVQNIIAIVGAVTSLVAATIALVQTDIKKVLAYSTVSQLGLMFLALGLGAYEVAVFHVITHAFFKACLFLGSGSVIHALHGEQDMRKMGGLKKVMGITFITFLISSLAISGIPPFSGFFSKDEILMVAFEHNKILWFIASLASLMTAFYMFRLLYLTFFNDFRGTAEQKSHLHESPSLITFPLIVLAILATIGGLISLPTNSWLNEYLAPLFTKVATEEHHFGTTEYTLMLIAVIGGLVGIGIAYAKYIKQNSVPEEDSQITGFAKVLYNKYYVDEIYDSIFVKSINGLSKFFRDNVETTLSSLVFGLGKVTNEIGFQGKKIQNGSIGRYLFVFVLGICAIITYLFLAQ
- a CDS encoding NuoM family protein yields the protein MNVSLILIILLVGAFATYIAGDKLASKVALFFGIAALGCSIVLLNHYNLGENISFLCQWINQPNVSFALKADGLAIAMLLLTTALTPIIIYTSFGTEYKNAKAFYALILFMSFAMVGTFLAADGLLYYIFWELSLIPIYFIALIWGNGDAEERKKAVVKFFIYTLAGSLFMLVAFIYLYQKAGSFLIEDLYKLNLSAAEQLWIFLAFFLAYAIKIPIIPFHTWQANVYQKAPAVGTMLLSGIMLKMGLYSVIRWQLPIAPLAAKEYMNIFIALGIAGVIYGSIVALRQKDLKKLLAYSSLAHVGLIAAGTYTLTIDGLRGAVLQMIAHGFVVVGLFFISEIIFRRYETRTIAEMGGIRTQSPKFASMFLILVLASVALPTTFNFVGEFTVLYSLSQINVWFALLGGTTIILGAYYMLKMYQQVMLGETNTKVFADVTLKEGLALVLIIAVLFFFGLYPKPITDLITPSLENILTQINRIN
- a CDS encoding NADH-quinone oxidoreductase subunit N — encoded protein: MNTLIAIIGLGVLCLLFEIFELRKAIVPITIIGLLAILGLNISEFNSPQSYYNNMIIVSKFSTAFTGLFIILTIFLVALSHKFYENHQTKISDFIAIKVFLLAGTVAMVSFGNLAMFFLGIEVLSIALYILAASNRLSIKSNEAGLKYFLMGSFASGIILFGICLIYGAMGTFDVTEISELSRSAELPIWFPIGIALVTIGMFFKIAAVPFHFWAPDVYEGSPALTTALMSTLAKIVAIATLFKLLTVMNADLSPSFQIVIVIISMASMTVGNIMALRQVNVKRMLAFSGISHAGFMLMTLLSTTNAAGSLLYYTSAYALAGIAAFSVILYVCKNTENEDITNFHGLGKTNPLLAAILTASLLSMAGIPIFAGFFAKMVLFNQTIQAGYIALVIVAVVNSIISVGYYFKLILAMYTKEANETRTGTPVVIYAVAVIAIVLNIALGLFPSLVLDLLA